A stretch of the Lytechinus variegatus isolate NC3 chromosome 5, Lvar_3.0, whole genome shotgun sequence genome encodes the following:
- the LOC121416206 gene encoding metaxin-1-like has product MAELMEMDCWKGDWGLPSIDRDCLKVMAYAQFAGAPIKVHRDRRLWRNISAHYPVFYSNGMTLKTADSIIEHLKQNEFNADSELNDQQRADILAYSSLLEEKLLPALQYTWWVDAKNYTEFSRPWFAKTIHFPFNYFIPGQLQRTAESSLEAKRGGLHLLDGELTQNVMKDAKYCLNMLSERLGQKEFFFGETPTSLDALVFSYLAPLIRVPFPNNTLQIHCKACDNLVMFCSRILQRYFPQVPQGSENASRESRATTEESFDDPHKRRNQILSVLFAAAAMVGYALFSGLVQFEIVDDEEMDDHGMMDDEGDDYQSQE; this is encoded by the exons atggcgGAATTAATGGAAATGGATTGTTGGAAAGGTGACTGGGGATTGCCCTCGATTGACAGGGATTGTCTTAAGGTTATG GCCTATGCCCAGTTTGCTGGAGCCCCAATCAAAGTTCACCGTGATAGAAGACTTTGGAGGAATATATCAG CACATTATCCAGTCTTCTATTCAAATGGGATGACACTGAAGACAGCAGACAGTATTATAGAGCATCTAAAACAGAATGAGTTCAATGCAGATTCTGAATTGAATGACCAGCAAAGGGCAGATATCCTCGCCTACTCGTCGCTACTAGAAGAAAAGCTATTACCTGCATTG CAATACACATGGTGGGTGGATGCTAAAAACTACACAGAGTTTTCTCGTCCTTGGTTTGCAAAGACTATCCATTTTCCTTTCAATTACTTCATACCGGGTCAGTTACAAAGGACAGCAGAAAGCAGTTTAGAAGCCAAGAGAGGAGGTCTTCATTTATTAGATGGAGAACTTACTCAGAat GTTATGAAAGATGCCAAGTACTGCCTCAACATGTTGTCTGAAAGACTAGGACAGAAAGAATTCTTCTTTGGAGAAAC TCCTACATCTTTAGATGCCCTTGTATTTAGCTACCTGGCTCCTCTTATACGAGTTCCATTTCCCAACAACACTCTTCAAATCCACTGTAAGGCTTGTGATAATCTGGTTATGTTTTGCAGTCGTATCTTGCAACGCTATTTTCCTCAGGTTCCACAAG GTTCAGAGAATGCATCTAGAGAGTCTCGAGCCACAACTGAAGAGTCGTTTGATGATCCTCATAAGAGACGTAATCAAATCCTATCCGTGCTCTTTGCTGCTGCTGCCATGGTTGGGTATGCCCTCTTCAGCGGGTTGGTACAGTTTGAGATCGTGGACGATGAGGAGATGGATGATCATGGGATGATGGACGATGAGGGAGATGATTACCAGAGCCAAGAATAG